The Pleuronectes platessa chromosome 23, fPlePla1.1, whole genome shotgun sequence genome contains a region encoding:
- the krcp gene encoding kelch repeat-containing protein, which yields MDEFGVYAVFGVNGPPQRLLSASGSCRVCAAVPPSVHQVVLFSSGPWGERVGVNVELNDADRFPITMGKLTPYNRCLSWEQREEETWTDSVTLNISLEGGNLTKADWSEPELILAVKEYTPKETTAPLAARELNGKRKRGCMAEEDSNKSKVVERVQEEENVCPNGATEKTTPVRKARGQSKGGQKLFSCGGEVAKTKVAANVAGEAQGIVGRTPPQSAARTKSRQAKTPTQTAAVLVAPSGRWGQTLCPIDTQTAILIGGQGARMQFCKDPMWKLCTEDLSWVAAETLAEGPTPEARSGHTAVYDPDSKRIFVFGGSKNKKWFNDVHILDTQSWKWTMVEAQGKVPPLAYHSCSMFRGELFVLGGVFPCPNPEPDGCSDSLYIFDPNLSIWYQPIVTGDKPSPRSGHSACVMQERKIYVFGGWDTPVCYNDMYMLDLGLMEFSKVKTTGKAPSPRSWHGSAVLSDTKFLIHGGYNGNNALSDTFIFDIDTNSWTEVTLPQMSVPRAGHSLITMDTASRFSEEDKDMDVGIVGRTLLVFGGGDNEGHFFSDLSTVAVEELLGAV from the exons ATGGACGAATTCGGAGTTTACGCGGTTTTCGGAGTGAACGGTCCGCCTCAAAGGCTGCTGAG TGCCAGTGGGTCgtgcagggtgtgcgctgcagttCCGCCAAGTGTCCATCAGGTGGTGCTGTTCAGCAGCGGGCCCTGGGGGGAGAGGGTGGGCGTGAACGTGGAGCTGAACGACGCAGATCGTTTCCCCATCACCATGGGTAAACTGACCCCTTACAACAG GTGTCTGTCGTgggagcagagggaagaggagacatgGACAGACAGCGTCACCCTGAACATCTCTCTGGAGGGAGGAAACTTG acAAAAGCAGACTGGTCAGAACCAGAACTCATCCTGGCTGTGAAAGAATACACACCAAAG GAAACCACAGCTCCCCTCGCAGCCCGAGAGCTCAACGGCAAACGGAAAAGAGGATGCATGGCAGAGGAAGACAGCAATAAGAGTAAGGTGGTGGAGAGggtacaggaggaggagaatgtgtGTCCAAACGGTGCCACGGAGAAGACGACACCGGTACGAAAAGCCAGAGGGCAGAGCAAAGGGGGGCAGAAGCTGTTCAGCTGTGGAGGAGAAGTAGCAAAGACGAAGGTGGCAG CGAATGTAGCGGGAGAGGCGCAGGGGATTGTGGGTAGGACGCCTCCTCAGAGCGCAGCCAGGACGAAGAGTAGGCAGGCCAAGACTCCCACACAGACTG CCGCCGTGCTAGTGGCCCCGTCAGGCAGATGGGGCCAGACTCTGTGTCCCATCGACACTCAGACAGCAATCCTGATTGGAGGACAGGGAGCCAGGATGCAGTTCTGCAAAGATCCCATGTGGAAGCTCTGCACAG AGGACTTGTCCTGGGTGGCAGCAGAGACTCTGGCCGAGGGTCCGACCCCTGAGGCCCGGAGTGGCCACACAGCTGTCTACGACCCCGACTCAAAGCGGATCTTTGTGTTTGGAGGCTCTAAAAACAAGAAATGGTTTAACGATGTTCACATCCTGGACACCCAGAGCTGGAAGTGGACTATGGtcgag gCTCAGGGTAAGGTTCCCCCTCTGGCCTACCACAGCTGCAGTATGTTTCGGGGTGAACTCTTTGTGCTGGGCGGGGTGTTTCCTTGTCCAAACCCGGAGCCCGACGGCTGCAGTGACTCCCTGTACATCTTTGATCCCAACCTCTCCATCTGGTACCAGCCCATAGTGACAGGCGACAAACCCTCCCCTCGCTCAGG ACACTCTGCGTGTGTTATGCAGGAGAGGAAGATCTATGTGTTTGGTGGATGGGACACTCCTGTGTGCTACAATGACATGTATATGTTGGACCttg GTCTGATGGAGTTTTCTAAGGTGAAAACAACTGGAAAAGCCCCTTCTCCTCGCAG ctgGCATGGCAGTGCTGTGCTTTCAGACACAAAGTTTCTGATCCACGGAGGATACAACGGAAACAACGCTCTCAGTGACACCTTCATCTTCGATATAG acACCAACAGCTGGACAGAGGTGACGCTCCCTCAAATGTCCGTCCCCAGGGCGGGGCACTCCCTCATCACCATGGATACAGCCAGCCGCTTCTCAGAGGAGGACAAAGACATGGACGTGGGCATCGTCGGCAGAACTCTGCTGGTGTTTGGAGGCGGAGACAACGAGGGCCACTTCTTCTCCGACCTGTCGACCGTTGCCGTGGAGGAACTGCTTGGTGCTGTTTAA